The DNA window CGGCTTTCTCCGACATGGCGGTGCGATCGCCTCCGGGCACGCACGCGGTGAATACCTTGCACCCGGCTATCTCTTCGATGGGCGAAGAATCCAGGATGGCTTTGGAAGCGGACTTCAGCAGTTTCCTGTCCAATTCCAGCTCGCGCTTCATGTTGGCGACCGCTTTGGGGGAGTCTTCGGCCTTGCATCCGATTTCGTCCGTGATCTCCATCGCATCGATCGATAGGCCAAGGGCCGCATCTTTGGCCGCATCCCCTATTTTGAAGTGTATCGCGACGCCTTCCTTTCCGGCGGAGACTTTCCTGTCCACCGTGATGAACTCCAGCTCGGACGTCTCCATCACATGGATTCCGCTGCACGCGGAGAGGTCTATGTCTCCTATGGCGACGACGGTGATCTCCTCGTCCTCAGGGATTCTGTCCAGCTTTATCCTGACCTTCTCGAGGTCTGGGTCATCCCTGTCCATGACGCTCTTGGTTACCGGGAGATTGTCCCTTATCGCTTGGTTGGCGAATTCCAGGGCGGCTCTTATCTGCCCGAAAGTGAGGTCCCTGTCGACGATCACGTATTTGCTCTCGGGAGAGATGTAAATCTTGGTGATGGTGAGGTCGGGGCATTGCCTCTTCAGCGAGCAGAACAGGAGGTGCTCGCCGGTGTGGCCGCGCATAAGGTCGTAGCGGCGATCCCAGTCGACTTCGCACCAAACTATGTCGCCTTTGCTGAGGTCATTTCCGGGGACGATGTGCACGACATCCTTGCCTTTCATGCGGACCTCTGTGACTTTACGGTCGCGGATGCTTCCGGTGTCGCACACCTGCCCGCCGCCGCCCGGATAGAACGCAGTCGTGTCCAGGATCACTTCGTCGCCTTCAACGGATACCACTTCTGCCTCAAAATTGAAGAGATAGCCGTCGCGCCTGAATATTTCGTCGGTCATGTTATCGCTGGCACGTCCAATGTCTGACGGGTTAATAAATATCATTTAAGTACATTCAAGATTGCATATCATGGTTGCGGACGGATTCGACGAGTTGGACAGGCGCATAATCGAGCTTCTCAGTACCTCCAGCCAAGGCTCGTTCAGGCAGATCGCCAAGACGCTGGATGTCCACCCCTCCACTCTTATCCAGAGGGTAAAAAATCTCGAGACCAAAGGTGTAATCCGCGGATATCGCGCCAACATAGATTTCATGAAGGTCGGGTACGAGTACATGGGAATCGTGAATGTGAGCGCTTCCGACGTGATCGCCGCCCAGGAGGAGATTGCCGCCATCCCTCAGGTGGTGGCTGTGTTCGATGTCACCGGGGAAAGCGATTGCATGGCATGGATCGCATGCGTTGACAGGGAGGAATTCTCCGCCGTGGTCAAGAGGATAAATTCCATCGGAGGCGTGACCCGCACCAACACTTCCGTGATAATGGACATCAAAAAGGATCCCTTCTCCTTCGTCCCAACCGTGAAACGAAATCGAAGGGTTTTTGCCTGATTCCTCAGGCGCTGGATCTCAGAACCTTCTAGGGGGCATGGGCTGGAAGCCGTATCCTCCGCCGCACGGTCCTCCCATCGGGGGCCTGCACGGGGGCTTGGGCTCTTCCCACGGGTTCTTGCAGCTTGGCTGTCCCCACCCCATGGGTTTCCAGCGGGGCATGTCCATGGGAGGCATCGGGACTTCCGGCCTCCTCCAGCGCATTCCCATCGGAGGTCCTCTGGGCCCTCTTCCGTGGCCGGGTCCGCCGCGCATCCTCATGAGCCTGCGGAAGTCCTCCTCGCTCATGGATGCGCGCATGCGCTCGATGAATTCTCTGCCGTCTTCCTATCCATCGTCTGCGCTCTTCTCTTCGAGGCTCGCGATCACTTTGCCGAGGATGGCGTTCAGGCTCCCAAGCTCTTCCTCGTCGAGGCAATCGAAGATGTCCTCGGCGTTGAAGGGATCCTGG is part of the Candidatus Methanomethylophilaceae archaeon genome and encodes:
- a CDS encoding Lrp/AsnC family transcriptional regulator; this encodes MVADGFDELDRRIIELLSTSSQGSFRQIAKTLDVHPSTLIQRVKNLETKGVIRGYRANIDFMKVGYEYMGIVNVSASDVIAAQEEIAAIPQVVAVFDVTGESDCMAWIACVDREEFSAVVKRINSIGGVTRTNTSVIMDIKKDPFSFVPTVKRNRRVFA
- a CDS encoding alanyl-tRNA editing protein produces the protein MTDEIFRRDGYLFNFEAEVVSVEGDEVILDTTAFYPGGGGQVCDTGSIRDRKVTEVRMKGKDVVHIVPGNDLSKGDIVWCEVDWDRRYDLMRGHTGEHLLFCSLKRQCPDLTITKIYISPESKYVIVDRDLTFGQIRAALEFANQAIRDNLPVTKSVMDRDDPDLEKVRIKLDRIPEDEEITVVAIGDIDLSACSGIHVMETSELEFITVDRKVSAGKEGVAIHFKIGDAAKDAALGLSIDAMEITDEIGCKAEDSPKAVANMKRELELDRKLLKSASKAILDSSPIEEIAGCKVFTACVPGGDRTAMSEKAESIRSEGGIAAIVSVGETLSVMLASGSEAVDCKKIIGDVLKEFGGRGGGKPEFSQGGAPDPESAEKVLESLKEAVSKALS